The DNA window CGTTCGCGCTCACGCTGACGGGCCGGGGATCGGAGACCGTGGTCGCGCCGGGCACGGGCGGCCTGTGGGCGGACTCCGACTGCGTCTCCTGCGGGGGCTGCGTGGACACCTGCCCGTCCGGCGCGCTCACCGAGCCGGGGCTGCCCGCGGGGTCGTGGCTGGGCCCGCTCGCCCGTACCCGCACCACCTGCGGGTACTGCGGCGTCGGCTGCGCCCTGGACGTGCTCACCCGCGACGGCGAGGTCGCCGCGGTGCGGCCGGCCGCCGACGGGCCGGTGAACCGCGGCCACGCCTGCGTCAAGGGCCGCTTCGCCCACGGGTACCTGCGGGCGGCTGACCGGCTCACCCGGCCGCTGCTGCGCGGGCCCTCCGGCCGTCTGGAGCCGGTCGGCTGGGACGAGGCGCTCGCGCACGTCGCGCGCGGGATCAGGGACGCCATCGGCGAGGCGGGGCCCGACTCGGTGGCGGCGATCTCCTCGGCCCGCTCGACGAACGAGGAGAACTACCTGCTGCAGAAGTTCATGCGGGTGGTCGTCGGCACCAACAACGTCGACAACTGCTCCCGCCTGTGTCATTCGCCGTCGGCCGCCGGGCTCACCGCCGCGTTCGGCCTGGCGGGGGGCACCGACGCCTTCGAGGACGTGGAGCGGGCCGACTGCCTGCTCGTGGTCGGCGCCAACCCCGCCGAGGCGCACCCGGTGGTCGGCGCGCGGCTGCTCCGGCGGGTGCTGGGCGGGGCGCGGCTGATCGTCGCCGATCCCCGCGCGGTCGGGCTCGCCCGCCACGCGGACGTGCACCTCAGGCCACGGCCGGGCACGAACGTCGCCCTGTTCAACGGGCTCGCGCACGTCCTGCTCGCCGAGGGCCTGATCGACGAGGACTTCCTGAGGAGCCGCGCGGCCGGGCTGCCCGAGCTCGCGGCGGTCCTCGACGGCCACACCCCTGACCGGGTGGCCGGGATCACGGGGGTGCCCGCCGCGGACCTGGTCGCCGCCGCGCGGCTCTACGGGCGGGCCGCCCGCCCCGCGATCCTGTACGGCCTCGGCGTGACCGAGCACCTGCACGGCACGGACGGCGTGCGGACGCTGGCGAACCTGGCGATCCTGCGCGGCGCGGTCGGCACCGGGCGCGGGTTCGGCGTGAACCCGCTGCGCGGCCAGAACAACGTCCAGGGCGCCTCCGACATGGGCGCGCTGCCCGATCTGCTGCCCGGCTACGGCAAGGTCCGCGACCCGGTCGCGCGCGGCAGGGCCGAGCGGGTGTGGGGCGTCCGGCTGCCCGATCACGACGGGCTGCGCATCCCGGAGATGTTCGCGGCGGCCCGCGCGGGAGACCTGCGGGTGCTGTGGATCGTGGGGGAGGACGTGGCGACCACCGATCCCGACGCCAACCGGGTCGTGGAGGCCCTGGAGTCCTGCCCGCTCGTCATCAGCCAGGAGCTCTTCCTCTCCGAGACCGCCCGCCGGGCCGACGTGGTCCTGCCGGCGGCCTCCTGGCTGGAGAAGGACGGGACCTTCGTCAACTTCGACCGGCGCTTCCAGCGCGTACGCCCGGCGCTCGCGCCGCCCGGCGAGGCGCGCGCCGACTTCGGCATCGTGCACGCGCTCGCCGCGGCGCTCGGCGCGGACCTGGGCTGCCCGACGCCGGCCGCGGCGCTGGCGGAGTGCGGGCGGGTGGCTCCCGTCTTCGCCGGGATCTCGCACGACCGGCTGGACCGGGAGGGAGCCGTCCCGTGGCCGTGCCCGGAGGCCGGCCGGCCCGGCGTGAGCAGGCTCTACCAGGACCGCTTCGCCACCGCCGGCGGGCTGGCGGAGCTGGCCGCCCGTCCCTACCTGCCGCCGGGCGAGGCCGCCGACGACGACTACCCGCTGATCCTCGTCACCGGCCGCCGCTGGGCGCACTACAACTCCGGGACCATGACCCGGCGCAGCGGTGCCGTCGAGCTCGACCCGGTGGACCACCTCGACCTGCACCCCGCCGACGCGGCCCGCGCGGGCGTCCGCGACGGCGACCGGCTGCTGGTGGAGAGCCGCCACGGGCAGGCCACGCTGACGGCGCGGATCACGGAGGAGGTTCTGCGCGGCCAGCTCTTCTGCGCCTTCCACTTCGCGGCCAGCCGGGTCAACGCCCTGATCTCCGGCCACGCGGACACCGTCACCTCGTGCCCCGAGTACAAGGTCACCGCCGTCCGCCTCCGAAAGCCTTTTCGGTGAGATCGAATCGTAACAGGACGCTCGCTCGCTGATCAGTGGCCGTGTGCCCGCAGAGCGCCAGGTGAGAACGTATGCAAGCCGTGGCAGTGACGCATTGACAGCCGCCATCGCCCGGTTTACGTTCCCGAAAACCTTTTAGGTCTGTTCGGAGTGGATGTTAGCGCTAACAGAAAAGGGAGCACACCCCCATGAGACGACGACGGGCGGCGGCCCTCGCCGCGGCACTCCTGCTCCTCCTCCTCGGCACCGCGCCCCCCGCGCTCGCGGGCGCGCCGATCACCACCGCGATCTACACGGCCGACCCGGCCGCGCTGGTCGTGGGCGACACCCTGTACCTCTACACCGGCCACGACGAGGCCCCGACCGGCGGCACCAACTTCGTCATGCGCGACTGGCACGTCTTCACCTCCTCCGACGCCGCCACGTTCACCGACCAGGGCGCCAAGCTGGCCATCTCCAACTTCTCCTGGGCCGGCGCCGACGCCTGGGCCGGCGAGGTCGAGCGCGGCGCGGACGGCAAGTACTACTGGTACGTCCCCGTCAACGGCAACGGCGCCGGCTGGATGGACATCGGCGTCGCCGTCGGCGACACCCCGCTCGGCCCCTTCCGCGACGCCAAGGGCGGCCCGCTGGTCAGCGACAGCACCCCCAACTCCTCGCCGCTCAACATCGACCCCACCGTCTTCACCGACGACGACGGCCAGGTCTACATGTACTGGGGCTCCTACTACGGCCTGCGCGCCGCCCGCCTCACCAGCACCATGACCTCGCTCAACGGCTCGGTCATCACCCCGAGCGGCGTGACGAACTTCTGGGAGGCCCCCTGGATGTTCAAGCGCAACGGCGTCTACTACCTCGCCTACGCCGCCAACGACTCGGCCTGCTCCGCGCCCGGCTACGCCTGCATCCGCTACGCGACCGCGAGCAACCCGCTCGGCCCGTGGACGCACCGCGGCGTCGTGCTCGACCAGGTCACCTCGACCACCAACCACCCGGCGATCATCGAGTTCAAGGGCCAGTGGTACATGGTCTACCACAACGCCTCCAGCCCCGGCGGCGGCGACTTCCGCCGCTCGGTGACCATCGACAAGCTGTACTTCAACGCCGACGGCACCATGCAGAAGGTCGTGCAGACCGGCGGCCCGGTCACGCCGGGCAACCTCGCCGCGAGCGCCACCGCCTCCACCTCGTACGTCTCCCCGTGGGAGACCCTGGCCGCGATCAACGACGGTTACACCCCGGCGAACTCCGCCGACCGCGGCCACGGCGCGTACGGCAACTGGAACCACCAGGGCACCGAGTGGATCGAGTACCGCTGGCCCACCGCCCAGACGGTCTCCCGCTCCGAGGTCTACTGGTTCGACGACGACCAGGGCATCGACCTGCCCGCCTCCTGCCGGGTGCAGTACTGGACCGGCAGCGCCTACGCCGACGTCCCCGGCCAGTCGGGCTGCGGCGTGGCCGCGAACACCTTCAACGCCACCGCCTTCCCCTCGATCAGCACCACCAGGCTCCGGCTCAACATCACCTCGCGCACCGGCTACTCGACCGGCGTCCTCGAATGGAGGGCCTTCTCGTGAGACGTGTCCTGACCGCTCTCCTGCTGGTCGCGGGCCTGGTCGTGGCGGGCGCCCCGGCCCGGGCCGACCAGACCATCGGCTATCCGTCCTTCAGCGGCCCGGCCGTCCCGGCCCCGCCGGGCACGTACACGACCGGCAACGCGATGCGGGCCATCTACGACGCCGAGAGCTCCGGCACCGACTTCTGGATGGACCGGCTGCTCGCCCGCCCCGGCAACGACCCCGCGGGCACCTGGCTGATGACGCGCGGCCGGGCGCTGTTCATGAAGACGCACACCCCCGGCACGCTCGGCTTCGCCGGGCAGGTGGCGTACTGGGAGAGCATCAGCAACGCGAACGCGTTCACCGTCGTCGTCACCCCCGGCACCTTCACCGAGCAGGTGAGCTCCCGCCGGCAGGCGCCGAGCCACTGGAAGAGCCGGCACACCTCGGGCTCGGTGACGATCGACCAGACCAAGTTCATCACCGACAACAACGTGGCCGTCGCCAACCTCGCCATCACCAACGGCGGCTCCGCCTCGACCACGCTGCAGCTCCGCGCCACCTCGCCGTACGCGACCACGGGCAGCGGCAGCGAGCTGACCGGCCAGGTCAACGCCTACAACAACCTCACCACGCTCTACCCGAGGCTCACCGGCGACGGCTTCACGGTCTCCAGCGGCGGGCTCAACCGCTCCGTCACCGTCGCCGCCGGCGCCACCGTGACCGTCAAGGTCGTGATGGGCTTCGTCACCAGCGAGATCCCGGCCTCGCGCACCGAGTACGACGCCTACGCCGGCTACACGCCCGCGACCGCGTTCGCCACGCACGTGCGCGCGTACAACCGCTGGTGGGCCGACAACGTCCCCTACATCGACGTGCCCGAGCCCGGCATCAAGAAGAACATCTACTACCGCTGGTGGCTGATGCGCTACAACCACCTCGACGCGGACATACCCGGGCAGACCTTCCAGTTCCCGACGTCGATGGAGGGCGTGCTCGGCTACAACAACGCCATCGCGCTGACCCAGCCGATGCACATCGACGACCTGAAGTACCTGCGCGACCCGGCCTACGCCTACGGCGCCTGGCTGAGCGTCGGACAGACCTCCAAGAACGGCCGTTTCCTCGACAACCCCGGCGACCCCGAGAACTGGTCCAACAGCTACACCCAGTACATCGCCGAGGCCGCGTGGAAGAGCTACCAGATCCACGGCGGCCAGCCCGGCATCGCCGCCAACCTCGCCCGCTACGCCGAGCAGGACGTCAAGGGCCAGCTCTCCTCCTACGACACCGACAACAACAAGCTCATCGAGTACGACTGGGGCGCGCTCACCGGCAACGACGCCGACGCCGTCTCCTTCCACTGGAAGCCCGGCCGGATGGACCGCGCCGAGGCCGCCTACCAGTACAGCGGCGCCCTCGCCGCCGCCCAGGCGTACGAGGCCATCGGCAACACCGCCAAGGCCACCGAGATGCGCAACCTCGCCACCCAGATCCAGAACGCCATCGTCAGTGTGCTGTGGAACCCGGGCCGGCAGCTGTTCGAGCACCGGCTGAAGTCCACCAACGAGTGGGTGCCGTGGAAGGAGATCAACAACTACTACCCGTTCGCCGTCGGCGCGATCCCGAACACGGCGACGTACAAGCAGGCGCTGCGCCTGTTCGACGACCCCGCGCAGTACCCGATCTTCCCCTTCTACACCGCCAACCAGGCCGACAAGGCGGCCTCGGGCACCGGCAGCAACAACTTCTCCACGATCAACTCGACCGTGCAGTTCCGCCTGCTCTCCTCGGTGCTGCGCAACTACCCGAACGAGTGGATCGACCCGACCTGGTACAAGAAGCTGCTCTACTGGAACGCCTGGGCCCAGTACGTCGGCGGCAACACCCAGTGGCCCGACGCCAACGAGTTCTGGGCCGACTGGAACGGCTCGTCCATCACCTACCGCTCCTGGATCCACCACAACATTCTGGGCAGCAGCAACTGGACGGTGATCGAGGACGTCGCCGGCCTGCGCCCGCGCAACGACGCCAAGGTGGAGCTGTCGCCGATCAACATCGGCTGGTCCCACTTCACCGTCAACAACCTGCGCTACCGCGACGCCGACCTGACCATCGTCTGGGACGACCCGGCCGACGGCGTCGTCCGCTACCCGGGCGTGCCCCAGGGCTACTCGATCTACGTCAACGGCAGCCGCGCCGCCACCGTGTCGTCGCTGGTGCCGTTCACCTGGGACCCTGCCACCGGGGCCGTCACCACCTCCGGCACCGTCTCCTACAACGTCGCCGTGCCGGGGCTGCAGGCTCCCGCCCAGGTCAGCCACACCGGCGCCCGCATGGTCGACCTGCTCGCCAAGGCCGGCGTCGACCTGACCGCCGACCTCGCCAACCTCGCCGCCGGCGCCACCGCCACGGCCTCCACCACCGCCTCCGGCAGCACCACGGCCGGCGCCGTGGACGGCTACCCCGTCAACGAGCCGTTCTGGGGCGGCACCACGGCGGGCCAGGACTGGTACGAGCTCAACTTCGGCACCGCCCGCACCCTCAACGAGGTGCGGCTCTACTTGAAGGACAGCCGCCCGGCCAGCGCCACCTACCGGGCCCCGGCCTCCTACGACGTCCAGTACCACAACGGCAGCGCCTGGGTCAGCGTGCCCTCCCAGGCCAAGACCCCGGCCGCGCCGCGCGCCAACTACAACGTGGTGCGGTTCCCCGCCGTCACCGCGCAGCGGGTACGGGTGCTGACCACGGCCGCGTCCGGCGCGCGGACCGGCCTCACCGAGATCAAGGTGCACAACCGTGGCGGCGTCCAGCCGCCGTCGAACCTGGCGACCTCCGCCACGGCGAGCGCGTCCTCCACCTCCTCCTGGGAGAGCGTGGCCGCGGTCAACGACGGGATCGACCCGCCGTCGTCGAACGACACCGTCAACCCGCGCTGGGGCTGCTGGCCGGAGACCGGGCAGCAGTGGGTGGACCTGGCCTGGTCCTCCTCGCGCACGCTCAACCGGGCCGAGGTGTACTTCTTCGACGACGACCAGGGCATCGACATGCCGGCGTCGTGGAAGCTCCAGTACTGGAACGGCAGCGCGTACGCGGACGTGCCGGGCGCGTCGGCGTACACGCTGACCAAGAACGCCTACAACAGCGTGACCTTCACCGCGACCGGCACCACGCGGCTGCGGGTGCTGCTCACGGGCAACGGCTCCAGCAGCGTCGGGCTCCTGGAGGTGAAGGCGTACGGGCCCTGAGCCCGCCCGGCCGGCGAGGGCCCGCCGCTCGGCGGGCCCTCCCGTTCCTACAACCGCCGCCCCGCGCCCGCGCTGGCCGGCACGAGCGCCTTGAGCGCCCTGGCCGGATGCTTGCGGCCGGTCAGAGCGGGCGTCCAGCCGGCGTCGGCGCCGAGCGCGGCACCGGTGGCCGCGTTGTAGGCCGCCACCAGGTCCGCCGGCCGGCCGTCCACGAGGTTGTCCCGCGCGGTGATCGCCGTGCCGCCGAAGACGGTCAGCACCTTCGCCGCCGGGACGCCGTCGAAGGCGTTGGCCTCGGCGTACACGCGGGAGCCGACGCCCACGCCGATGCTGTAGACGTGACCCGGGCCGCCGGTGACGTAGTTGTTGTAGACGTGCACCTGCCCGAAGCGCACCCGGGGCGTGCGCTGCCCGAGGCCCTCGAAGTGGTTGTGGTGCAGGGTGACCTTGAGCTTGTCCTCCTCGGCGTAGCGCGCCGGGTTGTCGGTGTTGCCGATCAGCATGACCTTGTCGTGGCCGCTGAGGTGGTTCCAGGACAGCGTCACGTAGGTGGAGCCGCGCACCACGTCGAGCAGCCCGTCGTGCACCTGGTACGGCCGGCCGAAGTACAGCGGCTGGCCGGAGTCGGGGTTGTCGCCGTCGTTCAGCGTGTTGTGGTCCAGCCAGACGTGCGTGGAGCCGGAGACCTCGACGTTGTCGAACGAGGCGTTCCAGTTGCCGTCCGCGCCGTCCGTCGGGTCCCACTGCGGGAAGCAGTCGGCGGTGTCGGTGATGGTGAGGTTGCGGACGATGACGTTGTCGGCGCCGCTGATCCGCAGGCCGAAGCTCTTCAGCGCGGCGTCGCGGCCCAGGCCGACCAGGGTGACGTTGGAGCCGATCGTGACGGTGACGTGCTCGGCCATCTTCGCGTACGACGCCTTGCGGGCCTCCTCCAGCGGGCCGGACGGCACGCTCGTCCTGCCCCACACCGCGGGGTCGTAGGCGGCGAGGTAGGCGTCCAGGCTGTAGCCGTCCACGGCGTAGTCGGCGCAGGTCAGCGTGCGGCCGGAGTCGTCGGTGTCGGCGTCGATGGCGCCCTTGACGTAGATGACGCGCGGCGTGTTGTCGGCCGGGTCGCCGAGCGCGGCCTTGAGCTGGGCGCGGGTGGTGACCACGTGCACGTTCTCGGGGCGGGCGGCCGAGCCGCCGGTGGTGCCCGTGGTCGCCGCGGCCCAGCCGTCGTTCGCGGGCAGCACCTGGCGGCCGAGGTCGCGCGGGCCGGGGCGCGGCGGCGTGCGCCGCACCGGGTTCCAGCCGTCCGCGCCCGCGAGGTACCGCTCCGGGGTGAAGGCGGCGGCCTGCGCGGGCGTCAGCTCCGGCCGGTCCGGGCCGGCCGCCGCGCCGGGGCCCTCGTTGCGGTACTCCGACAGGCGGGCGTCGCGCCAGCTCAGCCCGGACATGTCGGTCCAGGGGCTGCTCTTGACGTGCTGGCCCAGCCACGACTCGCGGACCAGCACCTGGCCGCGCGCCGTCGCCGAGCCGCCCGCCGGCCAGGGGCGGCCGAGGTGCACGCTGCCCGCGGGGGCGTCGCTGACCAGGTGACTGCGGTGAATGAGGAGGCCGTAGGGGTTGGCGAGCTCGGTGCTGGCGGCGGTGACGTAGCCGTTGTTGCCGGCGCTGCCCCGGTCGAGCGACCTGATCACGCAGTTGTCGAAGACGGCGGTGGCGCGGCCGAAGATGAAGTCGACGTCGCCCTCCACGTGGCAGTCGCGGAAGTACTGGCGGGCGGTCGTGCCGGCGGAGGCCGTGTTGGCGTAGAGGGTGTCCTGGTTGCCGATGAAACGCACGTTCTCGTAGACCTGGCGGTCGCCGGTGGTGCGGACGGCGACGGCCTGGCTGGGGCCGTTCGCGGCCTCGTCGTAGGCGTTCTCGAAGGTGAGGTTGCGGGCGGTGAAGTCGGGGGCGCTGATCACGTACGAGGCGCTGCCCGAGGTGCCGTACGGGCCCGAGCCGTCCGGTCTGGGCGTGGCGGCGGAGACGTCGAAGGTCAGCACCACCTCGCGCGGATCGCGGGTGTCCCCGACGAGGGAGATGTACGGCTTGTCGGCCGGGATGACGACCTGCTGCCGGTAGGTGCCCCTGCGGACCAGGATCGTGACCGGGCGGGTGTTGCCCGAGGGGACGGCGTCCACCGCGGCCTGCACGGTGGTGTGGTCGCCGGTGCCGTCGGCGGCGACCACGATCGTTCCCCGTCCCGGGGCGCTCAGGGCTTCGGCGGGCGTGGCGGTGAGGGCCAGCAGCAGGGGGAGGAGTAACAGAAGTCGCATGCGCAACCTCGCAGAGGGTGGTGCGGCAATCGGTTGCAAGAAACGTTCGCGTAACCCCGCTGGCACGTCAATGGATGCAGTAAAACTGCATGTTTGCTGCAACAAGCGATTGCAGAAGTGTTGACCGCCCTGCCGTCCGGCTCTACAGTCCGCCTGCCGATTATCGGGAGATTTCTGAAACTTTCAGGAGCACCGTGCGCACCCTCCTCCGGGCCCTGGTGGCCGCCGCCCTGTCCTGCCTCCTGCCCGTGCTGTCCCTGCCGGCCGCATCGCCCGCGCGGGCCGCCGCCGACCACGTCTACGACTTCGAGGACGGCACCGCGCAGGGCTGGAGCCCGCGCGGCGACGGCGTCTCCGTGGCCGTCACGACCGAGGCCGCCCACGGCGGCGCCGCCTCGCTGCTCGTCACCGGCCGCACCGCGACCTGGCACGGGGCCTCGCTCGCCGCGCCGTTCGTCAAGGGCGTCACCTACCGGGTCAGCGCCCACGCCCGGCTCGCCGCCGGGCAGCCGGCCGCGACGATCGCGCTCACCGTGCAGCGCACCCCGGCCGGGGGCGAGACCACGTACGAACGGGTCGCCGCGGCCACCGTCACCGACGGCGCGTGGGTCCGCCTGGCGGGCACGTACCTGTTCACCGCCGACTCCACGGACCTGCAGCTCTACGCCGAGAGCGACGACGCCGCCGGCAGCTACCACCTCGACGACGTCGTGCTCGCCCCCCAGGGCGACCCCACCCGCGAGCCGGTCGCCGCCGACTTCGAGGACGGCACCACGCAGGACTGGTCGCCGCGTGCCTCCGCCGTCCTCGCCGCCACCACCGAGGCCGCCCACGGCGGCGCCAGGAGCCTCGCCGTCACCGGCCGCTCCGCCTCCTGGGACGGCCCGGCGCTCAACGTCCTCGGCCGCCTCGGCAAGGGCGACAGATACCAGCTGTCGGCGTGGGTCAGGCTCGGCGCCGGCGCGGACTCCGGCCGGCTCGGGCTGTCGATCGAGCGGCGCGCCGCAGGCACACCCAGCTACGAGCAGATCGTGCCGCCCACGGACGTGCCCGCGGGGGAGTGGGTACGGCTCGCGGGCACGTACACGCTGTCGCGTGACGTGGACTTCCTCAGCGTCTACCTCGAGTCCGACACCGGCACGTTCCCCTTCCACCTCGACGACTTCGCGCTGACCTACCTCCCGCCCAAGCCGATCCAGACCGACATCCCGGCGCTCAAGGACCGCGTGCCCTTCACCCTCGGCTCCGCGCTCACCCGCCCCGACACCTTCGGCGTCCACGGCGAGCTGCTGGCCAGGCACTTCAACGGCATCACCCCCGGCAACGAGCTGAAGTGGGACGCCACCGAGCCCCGCGAGGGCGAGTACGCCTTCGCCGACGCCGACGACCTCGTGGCCTTCGGCGAGCGCCACGGCATGACGATCCGCGGCCACACCCTCGCCTGGCACAGCCAGACCCCGTCCTGGGTGTTCGAGGGAGCCGACAAGCAGACCCTGCTGACCCGCCTGGAGAACCACGTCCGCACCCTCGTCACCCGCTACAAGGGCAGGATCGCGGCCTGGGACGTCGTCAACGAGGTCGTGGACGAGAACCAGCCCGACGGCCTGCGCCGCTCGCCCTGGTACGAGATCACCGGCCTCGACTTCATCCGCACCGCCTTCCGCGTCGCCCACGAGGCCGACCCGGACGCCAGGCTCTTCATCAACGACTACAACACCGAGTTCCCGCGCAAGCGCGAGGCCCTGTACGCGCTGGTCAAGCGGCTCAGGGCCGAGGGCGTGCCGATCCACGGCGTCGGCCACCAGCTCCACCTCAACATCGAGCAGCCGCCCGCCTCCTCCGTCGAGGACACCATCGAGCGCTTCGCCACGCTCGGCGTCGAGCAGCAGGTCACCGAGCTCGACGTCAGCGTCTACACCGACTTCGTCTCCTCCTACCCCACCATCCCCGACGAGCTGATCGCCGAGCAGGGCCACCGCTACAAGGAGCTGTTCGACGTCTTCCGCCGGCAGGCCGCGCACCTCACCTCCGTCACCGTCTGGGGCGAGTCCGACGACGTGAGCTGGCTCAACACCTGGCCGATCACCCGGCTGAACGCGCCCCTGCTGTTCGACCGGGACCTCCAGGCCAAGCCCGCCTACTGGGGCGTGGCCGACCCGTCGAAGCTGCCGCCCCGGGTGCGCCGCCTGGAGGCGCCGGCCGGGGAGGTGGTCCTCGACGGCAAGCGCGACCAGCAGTGGGACCTGCTGCCGGACGCCCCGATCGCGCGCGTGGGCGAGGTGTCGGCCGGCTTCCAGGCCCGCACCACGGCCGCCGGCATGTACGTGCTCGCCGAGGTCGCCGACCGCAGCGTCTCCGCCGGCGACCGGGTGACGTTCACCGTGGACGGCGTCGCCAGGACCGTCACCCGGCAGGGCGGGCACAGGGCCGCGGCCCGGCCCACCCCCACCGGCTACCGCGTCGAGGCCCTGGTCCCCAAGGGCACGGACGTGGACGTCACCGTACGCGACGGCGGCACCGCCGTCTCCTGGACCGGCAAGGTCACCCCCGCGCCCGCCGTGAAGCTCACCACCGCCGCCCACCGCGCCCCCGTCCTCGACGGCGTCGCGGACCCGGCCTGGCGGGCCGCGCCCGAGATCCGCACCGGCACCTGGATCCAGGGCACGTCCGGGGCGAGCGCCACCGTACGGTCGCTGTGGCACGGATCCACGCTGTACGTGCTCGCCCAGGTCACCGACCCCGTGCTCAGCGAGGAGTCGCCGAACGCCTGGGAGCAGGACTCCGTCGAGATCTTCGTCGACCCCGGCAACGGCAAGACCAAGGGCTACACCGACGACGACGGGCAGTACCGGATCAGCTTCTCCGGCCGGCTCACCGTCGGCGGCACCTTCGACGCGGCCGGCGTCAAGGACAACCTCAGGGCCGTGACCCGCACCGTCCCCGGCGGGTACGTCGTCGAGGCCGCCGTCGCGCTGCCGACCGCGCCGCTGCGGCCGGGCGCCCTGCTCGGCTTCGACGTGCAGGTCAACGACGCCACCGGCGCGGCCCGCACCGCCGCCGTCACCTGGAACGACGCCACCGGCCGGAGCTACCTCGACACCAGCCACTGGGGGGGTGCTGAAGCTGACCTGACCCCTAGCTCGTCGCCGGGCAGGGGAGGGCGTAGGGGCGGCCGGGGACGTACTGCGCCCACTCCTCGCGGGTGACCGCCGCGCCCGCGCGCTCGCACACCGTCGCGGTGGCCTGCTCGGCGTCGAGGCCCCAGAGCTGGGCCGCCACGCCCGACGTGGCGGCCAGCGTCAGGCCGTCCGGGGCCGCCGCCACGTCGTCCACCGGCTCGGGCCCCGCCAGCACCGCCCACAGGGACGGGCGGGCCCGGTCGGCCACGTTCCACACCCGCAGCGTGCGGTCGCGGGAGGCCGTCACCAGCGTCCGGCCGTCCGCGCCGAACACCGCCGCGGTCACCGGGCCGGTGGGCCCGCGCAGCAGCGCCAGCCGCCTCGGCCGCTCCGGGGCGGCGACGTCCCACAGGGCGGCGGCGCCGTCCGCGCCGGTCGTCGCGAGCGTCCGGCCGTCGGGGCTGAACCGCAGGCCCAGCACGCCACCCGGCTGCGCGGCCACGTCGGCGAGCAGGCGCGGCGCGGCCGGCTTCGACACCTCCCACAGGCGTACGGACGCCGTGCCCGACCCGGTCGCCAGCACCTTCCCGTCCGGGCGGAACGCGAGCGCGTCCAGCCGGCCGTCCACCGCGCCGGGCGTCGCCACCCGCCGGGGAGCCGCCGGCGTGGACACGTCCCAGAGCTGCGTCCTGCCGTCCCCGCCGATCGCCGCCACCACCTTCCCGCCGGGGGAGTACGCCACCGACCGCAGCCCCGACGCGGGCCCCTGCATCGTCGCGACGAAC is part of the Nonomuraea coxensis DSM 45129 genome and encodes:
- a CDS encoding endo-1,4-beta-xylanase → MRTLLRALVAAALSCLLPVLSLPAASPARAAADHVYDFEDGTAQGWSPRGDGVSVAVTTEAAHGGAASLLVTGRTATWHGASLAAPFVKGVTYRVSAHARLAAGQPAATIALTVQRTPAGGETTYERVAAATVTDGAWVRLAGTYLFTADSTDLQLYAESDDAAGSYHLDDVVLAPQGDPTREPVAADFEDGTTQDWSPRASAVLAATTEAAHGGARSLAVTGRSASWDGPALNVLGRLGKGDRYQLSAWVRLGAGADSGRLGLSIERRAAGTPSYEQIVPPTDVPAGEWVRLAGTYTLSRDVDFLSVYLESDTGTFPFHLDDFALTYLPPKPIQTDIPALKDRVPFTLGSALTRPDTFGVHGELLARHFNGITPGNELKWDATEPREGEYAFADADDLVAFGERHGMTIRGHTLAWHSQTPSWVFEGADKQTLLTRLENHVRTLVTRYKGRIAAWDVVNEVVDENQPDGLRRSPWYEITGLDFIRTAFRVAHEADPDARLFINDYNTEFPRKREALYALVKRLRAEGVPIHGVGHQLHLNIEQPPASSVEDTIERFATLGVEQQVTELDVSVYTDFVSSYPTIPDELIAEQGHRYKELFDVFRRQAAHLTSVTVWGESDDVSWLNTWPITRLNAPLLFDRDLQAKPAYWGVADPSKLPPRVRRLEAPAGEVVLDGKRDQQWDLLPDAPIARVGEVSAGFQARTTAAGMYVLAEVADRSVSAGDRVTFTVDGVARTVTRQGGHRAAARPTPTGYRVEALVPKGTDVDVTVRDGGTAVSWTGKVTPAPAVKLTTAAHRAPVLDGVADPAWRAAPEIRTGTWIQGTSGASATVRSLWHGSTLYVLAQVTDPVLSEESPNAWEQDSVEIFVDPGNGKTKGYTDDDGQYRISFSGRLTVGGTFDAAGVKDNLRAVTRTVPGGYVVEAAVALPTAPLRPGALLGFDVQVNDATGAARTAAVTWNDATGRSYLDTSHWGGAEADLTPSSSPGRGGRRGGRGRTAPTPRG
- a CDS encoding pectinesterase family protein, which translates into the protein MRLLLLLPLLLALTATPAEALSAPGRGTIVVAADGTGDHTTVQAAVDAVPSGNTRPVTILVRRGTYRQQVVIPADKPYISLVGDTRDPREVVLTFDVSAATPRPDGSGPYGTSGSASYVISAPDFTARNLTFENAYDEAANGPSQAVAVRTTGDRQVYENVRFIGNQDTLYANTASAGTTARQYFRDCHVEGDVDFIFGRATAVFDNCVIRSLDRGSAGNNGYVTAASTELANPYGLLIHRSHLVSDAPAGSVHLGRPWPAGGSATARGQVLVRESWLGQHVKSSPWTDMSGLSWRDARLSEYRNEGPGAAAGPDRPELTPAQAAAFTPERYLAGADGWNPVRRTPPRPGPRDLGRQVLPANDGWAAATTGTTGGSAARPENVHVVTTRAQLKAALGDPADNTPRVIYVKGAIDADTDDSGRTLTCADYAVDGYSLDAYLAAYDPAVWGRTSVPSGPLEEARKASYAKMAEHVTVTIGSNVTLVGLGRDAALKSFGLRISGADNVIVRNLTITDTADCFPQWDPTDGADGNWNASFDNVEVSGSTHVWLDHNTLNDGDNPDSGQPLYFGRPYQVHDGLLDVVRGSTYVTLSWNHLSGHDKVMLIGNTDNPARYAEEDKLKVTLHHNHFEGLGQRTPRVRFGQVHVYNNYVTGGPGHVYSIGVGVGSRVYAEANAFDGVPAAKVLTVFGGTAITARDNLVDGRPADLVAAYNAATGAALGADAGWTPALTGRKHPARALKALVPASAGAGRRL